TTTGTTGTGAACATTTTTTGTTGCGaagaaagataaaatttatttcaagttaGGTCCGCTAACTTTTCCGACTTGATAGTTTTCTTTCATTGTCTTAATTAATgggatgaaaattaaattgtgtattttattatatataattttataattttaatagtttatattttataattttaaattattaaattaatttttattattttagaggttaaaatataatttttattaaaatttaaaattttataaattataaagtgaattaaataaaaacttccattttagaaacttttcataagggaaaattttaacaattttgaaattttatgtggaAATCACGATAGGTTTTgccttaatatttaatttactgTTTGTGtatagtatttttatatattaattagacgtaaaatttaaaatttgatttttttatgattgcacaagaaaatttatgtttttgttgaaaaattttatgcaCTATTAATAAATCAGATAATGGCacattattaaaatgaaattaaaaaattaattttaaaaattttttactATGCATTTGAATTATACATGATAATGAAAACTAGTTTTGGAGTCTCTTAGAATAAGGATAGCCTTTCTCTGCACTCAAATGTgattagtgaattttttttttctcaataatAAAATCTTTGTATTATGGGTTAAAGTGAAAGTTTTGGATTTTTGAGTATTTAAGTTTGAGCCTCATCATTTGTAATTGCTATGAGTAGGTTATTAGTTCTATACATGTGCTTTGTTTGGATTCTTTTCGTTTCTTCATCCACTGTAATTTGTGTTGATCTAATTTTATGTAGTAATTATTTagacatatatttatacttgtaCTTAGGGGTGTTTAAACTGTTAATTGAACCGAACAGTTAACCAAACCGAATAAGAATTGACTGAattttttaatcctttaaccgTTAATTGAACCGAAATATTTCGACTAATTCGgccggttaaccgaattaaccaaaatttatatgttttatttttttaaataagtataaaatatatcaataaataaattgataatgttcATTTGGCCGAATTATCCAAATTAACGGAATTAGTAATAACCtattacatataatatataaaattatttattaagttcgattaatttgattgattatccaatttcgaaccgaattaaccgttaatcaaaattctaaaaagttaTCAACTTTCGTCCAAACTAGATTaattaaccgaccgattaaccgaattaaaccggttcaatcaattaattcaattttaatcaaaatttgaacactACTACGTATATTGTACTTATGAATATACTCTATTCATAGTAGAGGTGCttatgggccgggccgggttcgggtcgggcccaaaaaaaaattttagggccCGGGCCCGACCCGGCTCGGGAAAAATTCATAAGCTCGAACTGCCCTGGCCCGcccgtttttaaataaataccaaaaatttattttaaatattttaaaaatattttaaaattaaaaaaatttaaaaaaagtattttaaaattaaaaaaataaaaaataaaaatatttattatattcgggccgggctgggcccgggccaaaaaagtggtgcccgaggcccggcccattttttaatcgggcctcatttttttgcccaagcccatatttcgggcctatatttttatccaaaccctcccatattttggacgggccgtcgggccgggtcgggccgcccgacccatgagcacctctaattcatagtaataaaacttaattaataaataaatgagtaaTTCCGATATATTAGTCGGATTCGGTTGAATTTATAGTGGCTATCAACGTGTGGGATTTCATGTCATACGCATGAGGGCTTCAACGCCAATcgggaaagaaaaaagaaaatctttcttttataagaaattgaaatatttttggaaaCAATTATGATTTAATACTAGCCAAGCCTAAAAGTGGTTGCTTTGGTTTGACTTGGagaaacatgtatatatttaagttaGGTGACCGGTCTTTCCTACTTCCATTATTAGTTTCCTTTGCTTGACACTGAGTCTTTCGCTTAATAATGAGAATACATTGAGTATTAATCAATGATgcattcattaattttaattatacttataaaGGGAGTTTTTTTATtgcaataaaatattattggcgattagtgattttttaaaagaCTCTAAAAATGTAATTGTGATATGAAAAGATTTTCAGATTTATCTAATCGAGGGAATATAAGTGATGGTAGAACGTTAGGTCTCATGAATGACATTTGATAAGATGCACACGACTTTAGTAGAATTAGACAACTCCCgaagttattaattttatgattgattCCCCAACATATCTCTTGGAAAAGGTATGCTAATACCCCAACTCATTCCACGCATACGCTCTAAATCGAATAGCAATTTTAGGTACATAAGTGGTACTAAATTGCCAGATTTGTCTGTGCTGAGGCAATTATGTGAGCAGTGACTCACACAGTGCCAATTGCTTTTAGCCTTACGCAAGTCACATAACTTGTCTTATTCCATGATTGATAATCTTTTGAAACAAAATCATTGGGTTgtaattctttttcatattttgaataCATGATAACCCGTCTTTGAAGATCGATCCATTTGAAACAATTTATCTTGATGATTAAATCAAATCGGATCAAACAATCGGATCTCATGAAATAAGGAGATTGGATTGAGACTACTTTGAAGACTTATCTCCAATATTTCCTTAGTATATTggctttattattatattgtatctaCTATTTTAGTTGCTTTTTAGGTAAGGAGATTGATTGTAATTGATCTAGTATGTTAGTTAGTTGAAACTAGTATATATGTTTGAGACTTCTATAGGTTTTATTCCGAGAGTTGTAATACTTATCCGTTTATTAAGGAACTCGTAAGTGTGAGTAAATTGAGAATGTAAAAAAGTGTTTTACTTGATATACAACCgatgaatgatttaaatttttaggtaTGAAGGTGAGGTTGTTAAATTAATGTATGTATGTTAAGACTTGTTTTGGTTTACTCCCATGATTTACCAGATGTGGACCAAAAACATGTGGCAAGAAACTGATACTATTAACATTGGCATTCCACGCTTGCATACTCGCAAGGCTCGACTTGCTGATTTGGCTCGAAATTCGAAAACTGCTTCTTGGTGTGTGTGGGGAGCATGCTGAcaaaaagggggaaaaagaaGATAGCAAGTGCATTCTGATCTTCAGGTTTTGGGTTACCGCAATATGTGTTTCTGTTTTGTTGTTCAGCTCCCTCACCAAAAAGGGGGGGAGCTGCACAGTTATTCGGAGTTTATAAATAGATAtgttgaaaaatcataaaacattattaaaattatatcattatttaaaaattataaaattaatattttggcgttttaaattttataaattttaattaacaatttttaagaataaataattgATGGATATGGTAGCTAGAGAATATTGTTGTTTGTGAGATATAGAGTTATTTAGAGGATATTTTGTTATGTATCATATAAAGAGATTGTGAATTTATGACGTGTTGGTCAATGTGTCATGTCATCGGTTCacgaaactaactaaaaatttgactacgacaaatatacatatcaattaatagtatagttacggtgagcaaagatatcgttctcacgaagactaaaagtactagtaattattgtctttctattatttaaccgaataaATCGAgtgtgattaaaaactaaaattaattaaattaattaactaacgaagacaataaagaataaaatacgaaaataatcgAGTAAAaaccaagaagcgaaacaatactcaggaaagaattcacctaaaTTTCATCTGTtactatcaatttaaattacacaatttctttatttagtATCTGGatctgtagaaatccctaaattatgctaatatctctttcgagagtaagagcaactgactctaggttgattaattggaatttttttctaattaaaaccctattatcgcattaactcgatctatggattctcCTATTAGACTGACTCTAATCTAGTAGATTTAtatcgtcctatttctaggattgcatgcaactccactcaattacactAGATCTACTTttaaacagggtctattcctcctctgatttaagcacatcaaacatggatcaataatctagaaataccaaaccaagaattaagcacacataattgagaaatctaagtatttattgcttaaaataaaaatcaaaatatagaatcatcatagggttcatctcccctaggtatttagaaaattagtttatgcttgcaaataaaaacatccaagagACAGTATAatcgaaagaaataaagaaactcatgataatctcTTAAGAAATCAACtaggaatcttcaatcttgacagAAATCTGCTTTAGAATCAGCTTCAATAGTatttttcaagttgttttcttgaatattctatgacAACCCACtcctttcttcttatttttatcatatatacaTCTTAGAATGCTCGAAAAATCTAAAAAACGCGATTTCTCACAATTTAGGGTGCAAATTCGCGAAATCGACACGACctaccacatggccgtgtggtcaTCGTGTGgatcacatggccgtgtggttgCCCATGtggatcacacggccgtgtggtcgCCCGTGTGGCTCCTATGGCTTGTTCCGATTTTTCGATTTTTGCTCTTTTTGCtcccaaatattttattaagcataaaaacatgaatttaaaggattaggagtataaaattcacaatttacatCGAATAATCACCTAAAAAAGCATTaagaacaagattaaaatatgttacttttgacaGTTATCAACAAACTTGGATTTTCAATAAGACTTTAAGTATTTGGTTagaaaattatgttttcattaagaatttaagtaaatagttaatgattttaatagttGTTagaagtttataaaaataaccgttaaaatttatcttttatcaAAGCTAATGAAAAACTGGTGATCGGTTCATAGTAGACAGACTACATGAAAAACTGCTGACGATATAAAGAAACCAAATCAAACAAATAGAAATGAGCACCAAACATTGACAACAAAGAGGGAATCATCAATTATGTGCAGGCAATAGAaagattaaatatgaattataattaaaaattttggttaagaaatgaACATACGAGACTGGTTGCTTTGTTGATGGTATTGGCATCATGTTCCTCAACTGAACGGAACTTAGATAGCATCACTCCCATGAAATCTTCCTCACTATTTGCCTCATTTTCAGCCATCTTTTCCCTGTGTTCTTGTAGCCATCTGTTGGAACTAAGAACAAAGATGAATGAAACAAGCAATTTCTTGAGCTTGAAGGCTCGATACTTGCTGTGCAAACAAAAACAGAATCGGGCTTAAAGAACTAAAGAATGCGAAGAATTAAGAGAGCATTAGATGAAGAATTCTGATGAATTTTCATTAACCTTGAAAGAAGGCTTAATGCCAATACATATACCAGACACAAGCTGgtaaaaaataagcaaatgtCACCTAAACATTTACCTAACTCCACTAAACTACATTGAAACTTGTTAAATATAACTTGTTAAACAttggaagtttccattgataaatattagatgtttttgatgaataacATAGATTTAGAGCTTTGATTTTGTTGTGTGGTGactttataaagtgattttgttaaatattgattttaagattaaattgtgaaaaggttaaaatattagggtttgatagtgaattttgggtttattaggGCTGTATGAAGGCCTAGAATATATGgataaattattgattgaaaaattagttaaattgatagatttactaattaagggattaaattgcaaaaattgtaaaagttgggtaattgtgtaaattaaaaataaaagggtattaattgtaaagtgaattggaaatgaaatatatgctaataagTGAGTAATTTAATATTCTAGATCAAGATCCCGTAGATATtcgtgaaaaataaaaataatgaatagccctaaacttctacaattactacaattcaatccaggtaagttcgtaggttaaaatttaatatttgtataaatttgatGAACGATATTATGCATTTATTCTATTGTTGGAAACGAGTCATTGTtggaattataatattaaattggatatttgatttaaatggaACGTGAGATTTGAATACATTCGTATTTTGGTGTATGATGGTATTGGAAGGAGACAACGACATTTTTTCCAAGTAAACCGGGGTTTAGCATTTGTTGTGAACTCTcgtgttttactttctgttAAGCTTTTACGAGCTTCTATTCAGGTTTCGAGCTTTTGTTGCGTATTCGTGAGGATAAGcttttatgagcttctgttgacgatgtactcttatccgtaagtcgttcttcgaatggaaaattttggtaaagtgatttatttaatgaatttgaaagacatATTATGTATTTTTGTATTGCTTTGAATACGGAAGTATTTATCAATTGAAGTTGTGAATGACAGAGAGTTGACAtggatgattttatttatttgactttttatagtaggttcggtaagatttatgtttaacccgtcgaacttactaagcttcattaagcttatttatattgtttaatgtttttgtagATTTTCAAAAGGTTGGATGATCGGAtcagcactcaagtcacactatctagcttatctcggtagtttttgaaaaattcaatacggtttatatgacatgtataggcttttgttcaattttggtcaaaatttagcttatgtaaatattatgaataatattttgtttatataacaACTTacatattgatataaaattaaggTATGATTGTGATGTTACTATAAGTgatatatgcatgtatgtaaTTGAGTTGTAGTGAACTTTGGTAACTTAGATAAATTAGATAGGTAAGTTTGGATATTAGTggacatatttttaaattgtcatTAGAGGTACTTATgggtatattggttgtatgtgataaaaatacatgtttaagacttgattttagcTTGTGTTGAATGCCTTGTCATGGCTTGTTGATGTGTAAATTGTTGAGGCTAGGTTGGTatcaatttgggtgagaaatgtggcttagaaaatgacctattttcatccacaagggtaagacacgggcatgtgtctcagccgtgtgtgacacaggGCCAAGAGATACGGCTGTGTATCCCCTGTATCTTTTAGGAATgtaagtcagtatgctcacacggcctagcacacgggcgtgtgacttgacCGTGTGAcacaagttagagagttacacgggtatggacacaGGTTGAGACACGACAGTGTGTCCCTATGTcgaatgctcacacggcctaagacaagGGTATGTCTCctgaccgtgtgagtcacacggcctggccacacgaccgtgagacccctgcagtgttgaaaattttaaatatttctgaaaaattttctgagtttccgatttagtcccgacttgtttctaatatgAATTTCGGGTCTTGAGGGCTCGTTTAAGAGacaaaatatatgattttgattggttttattatgagtattgatatgtaatgaaatgtttgaaatttctgtctgaTTGATCTGCAAACcccagtaatgctctgtaaccctgttccagcaaacggatatgggttaggggtgttacaactttaGCAGccaaacattttaattcattttttaattaaaaatgatgtgatgataaaaaacaattaaaacataacaCGCATACACATTACCATCATActgcaaaatttgaaattattttatagactATTCCTATCACATTATCTAtggttctttttaattaaaatacgaTATATCATCTTTTTTTCCACATCATATGTATATTTGGACTAAACTTCCAAATCAAAGataatgtgttttattttaactgGGAGGAACCATAGATATGTGATGAGAAGgctccataaaataatttttcatgcaaaacatacaaaaaaaaattttgtatgataattatattttattgtataacGGGTAATTATTATATGATGTAGAAATTTGGATACAACCAAATTAGGTAGTGGAAGTGTAAACAAAAGCAGGGAGGCGAGGAGATATATAAACTTCTAATGGAGTTGCTTTAGGACTCGTCAATCCTGGTGCTTCATGCATATCGACTGCTTCACCTGATGGGGTTTCAAACTCAAACCAATGTAACACATTAGCCAACGTAAGCTGTAAAACCTGAAGTGCAAACGAAATTCCAGGGCACATTCTTCTACCACTACCAAATggaatcaattcaaaattttgtccTCTCACATCAAAGTCTCTGTGGGTGGTCATAAATCTTTCTGGTCGAAACTCAGATGGGTTTGTCCATATGTGGGGATCACGATGAATCTTGTGAAGATTGAAAATAAGCCAAGTGCCAGCTGAAACATCGTATCCATCAACTGTACAATCTTCAATAGCTTCATGGGTCGCTGAGAGTGGAGCAGGAGGATATAGACGTAGCGTTTCCTTAATGATGGACTGAAGGTACATTAAGTTCTTAGTGTCTGATTCTGTTACTAACAGTTTGTCCTTGCCAACATGGATGTCTAATTCTTGTTGGACCTTGTTCAATGCATCTCGATTATTAAGCAATAAAGCTAAAGCCCATGTCATTGTAATCGATGTGGTATCTTCCGCAGCTAATACAAGAGACTGTTACATCATGTATCATAAAAGGATCAATATTGAGTGACTttaaagctaaaataattttattaaaagaagaaagaacTATACTTTTTTTAcggtatatatattttggtatctaaattaagtttaaatgttgAAATCAATTCTTTGATTTCTGTCGCAcgttttatctattttttaataattctattaaAAGTAAATGATATGAACTAATAGGTTGTTGCACATGGTAAATACATCAGCTAGATAATGATGCGGTTTTTGTGTCACGTCTCTAAATTTGATCCATATCACccaattttaacataattaaaaaaaacaaattaaaatatgtcataaaaatccaactaaaaaaagtaaatatcaATTTCAAGATTGAAATCTAATCTAAGTAAATAGAAAATCTATCAAACTACAATTATATTcgataaacttaaaatttgtcAAAGAACCCCACTTAAACTATTTGAAAACACAAGAGAAATCATGTAACAAGGCAACAAGTGTCCAATATTTTATAGGAAACAAAACTGGTGATCGGTTCAGAGTAGACAGACAACATTAAAGAGAGCAGAAAGTTAACGAAAACTGCTGATGATATAAAGAAACCAAATCAAACAATACATTGACAACAAAGAGGGAATCATCAATTATGTGCAGgcaataaaaagattaaatatgaattataattgaaaattttggttaagaaatgcACGTACGAGACTGGTGGCTTTGTTGACGGTATTAGCATCATGTTCCTCAACATCATCACGGAGCTTAGATAGCATCACTCCCATGAAATCTTCCTCACTATTTGCCTCATTTTCAGCTATCTTTTCCTTGTGTTCTCGTAGCCATCCCTCAACAAGTTGGTCCAATTCTTTGGATACCTTCTTCATGCGCTTCTCTTCTCCGCCAATGTCAAACCATCTCAAAAACGGCAATGCATCTGCCACTACGATCTTCCCAGATAGTTCAAAGAATTCGTCCACCGACTTCTTCCATTCCATGGTTTCAACACCTTCGTATGAATTCGGTATTCGTTTGCCTACAACAATCATTAGTATCACGTTAAGAGTAACATCTCCGAACCATCTCTTCATCTCCACCAATACTTTGTCACTGTTACTACTTTTCTTCTTGTTCCATAGTTGATATAACTGTTGCAATGATGTTTTCACCTCGGATTCCCTTACATGTTTAAGCAAGTTGAGGCGATGATTTGAGAGGAGCTCAACAGTGGCGAACTTACGCATTTGACGCCAATAAGGTCCATAAGGAGCAGTGGCGATCATGGCGTGGTTGTAACTTAAGAGTTCCTGGGCTACTGCCTTTGGACGAGTGGCGAATGCTTTATCATGTATGGTGAGACAGTCTTTAGCAATCTCCCAACTACTCACCACCAAAGCTCTACGCGCACCCAACTTGATAGTGAGCATTCTTCCATATTGGTCAGCCATGTTACCCAAGCTTATATGAGGTGGTTGTGGCCCTCCTAAGAGGCGGAGATGGCCAATAATAGGCCATGCTCCACCAGCTTCCGGTGCTGTTTTCTTCGAGTTTGTGTTTCTTCTTGAGATGGataggaaagagaaaagaaatagtAGTGGAAAAGCAATGATTGCAACAATTGAAGTTGGTGTGACTGAATGGAAATAATCCATTGCTGAATTCCTACTTTAATCTAAGATCTGTATGCAATAGCAGAGATGAGGGAGTAGTATTTATAGGGTTAAGGATATATATTccgtcttttttttttttgttatcatTCATGGTGGAAACGTGAGTATATCGACCAGGAAAATTACTTTAATCGAGCGGAACTGCATCactaaaaaagtaaaattataaaattaaaatataaatattaaattcatcaattttgaaaattgtatAATTCAGTGGCGGAGCCTAATGGAAACCCAGGGCCATGGCCTCCTAAACTAGTAAAATGACCATTTTACCAATAAAGGCTCATTTCCTGCTTTATTTATGGAAATGAATcactttttttgttatttactgGAATGAGCCGAAAACACTGAAACGCGTCCATGTAAGAGTGTTTTAAGGGAAAATTCTAGAAAAACGCTTCCCTGAGGGAGcgttttgccatgtcagcacaaaacGCTTTTACATGgacgcgctttgctgacgtggcataaCGCTCCCTCAGGGACGCATTTTAGCTCGTATTTTTCTAGTGTTAGGGTTTTTTGCATGTTTAGTGCTTAGGATTtatgagtttagggtttaagattttgCCACGTCAGCTAAGCGCGTCCACATCAACGCGTTTTGTGCTGACATGACAAAACGCTCTCTCAAGGACGCATTTTTCTGAAATTTCCCCTTAAAATGCTACTATAATTTAGTGGGGCAGAATTCACATTGCGTAATTTGGAAATATGATACAGAATTTGAAGCTGTGTTATTTAAGTGTAATGTCACTACAGAATTCACCTGGTTAGGTGATGTCACTGCAGCCTTTGTTCAACGGATGGCGTCCCTTTATTTGTCTTTTAATATATGGTTCAAAAGTGATTAATTCTATCTTGACCGAGGAAAACCTAGTATATTGACCAAGGAT
This genomic stretch from Gossypium raimondii isolate GPD5lz chromosome 6, ASM2569854v1, whole genome shotgun sequence harbors:
- the LOC105772632 gene encoding cytochrome P450 CYP82D47; amino-acid sequence: MDYFHSVTPTSIVAIIAFPLLFLFSFLSISRRNTNSKKTAPEAGGAWPIIGHLRLLGGPQPPHISLGNMADQYGRMLTIKLGARRALVVSSWEIAKDCLTIHDKAFATRPKAVAQELLSYNHAMIATAPYGPYWRQMRKFATVELLSNHRLNLLKHVRESEVKTSLQQLYQLWNKKKSSNSDKVLVEMKRWFGDVTLNVILMIVVGKRIPNSYEGVETMEWKKSVDEFFELSGKIVVADALPFLRWFDIGGEEKRMKKVSKELDQLVEGWLREHKEKIAENEANSEEDFMGVMLSKLRDDVEEHDANTVNKATSLSLVLAAEDTTSITMTWALALLLNNRDALNKVQQELDIHVGKDKLLVTESDTKNLMYLQSIIKETLRLYPPAPLSATHEAIEDCTVDGYDVSAGTWLIFNLHKIHRDPHIWTNPSEFRPERFMTTHRDFDVRGQNFELIPFGSGRRMCPGISFALQVLQLTLANVLHWFEFETPSGEAVDMHEAPGLTSPKATPLEVYISPRLPAFVYTSTT